The following proteins are co-located in the Tolypothrix sp. NIES-4075 genome:
- a CDS encoding DUF6745 domain-containing protein, whose protein sequence is MSQKKITKLTPEQEALIPVYRDKWRKIALSTERIDREKATEAVKEAYVVSGFNEPKIFFCDSPYAAFKNSFTQLDNPVHKYLRQHLNVPLFRSSINMNLLNKLIIELQNELSKKIWNQVYFQLCNQLEEQLNSLIESRKFNNLQYIEPELWACEASLLDFCVSVLNYTFCQNECLIFQLLITNCGWIFPFENICIVCDRPSLLSFDNQNRLHAEGKPAIQFTDGYSLYAYHGVTLPEKYGKLHPHEWEAKWLLEEDNAELRRVLIQGIGYTRIIEELQATELDFYQEYTLLKIDNNIDIEPIYLLKMTCPSTEFIHVLRVPPDVKSAREAIRWVNWGIDPDEFAVQT, encoded by the coding sequence ATGTCACAGAAAAAGATTACAAAGCTAACTCCAGAACAAGAAGCTTTGATTCCAGTGTATCGTGATAAGTGGAGAAAGATTGCGCTTTCAACTGAGAGAATTGATAGAGAAAAAGCGACGGAAGCGGTAAAAGAAGCTTATGTTGTCAGTGGTTTTAATGAACCGAAAATATTTTTTTGTGATAGTCCATATGCAGCTTTTAAGAATAGTTTTACTCAATTAGACAATCCAGTACATAAATATCTGCGTCAACATTTGAATGTGCCACTTTTCCGAAGCTCAATCAATATGAATTTACTAAACAAATTAATTATAGAATTGCAAAACGAATTGAGTAAAAAAATATGGAACCAAGTCTATTTCCAATTATGTAACCAACTGGAGGAGCAACTGAATAGCCTTATTGAAAGTCGTAAATTTAATAATCTTCAATACATTGAACCGGAACTATGGGCGTGTGAGGCAAGTTTGTTGGACTTCTGTGTTTCCGTTTTAAATTACACTTTTTGTCAAAATGAATGCTTAATATTTCAGTTATTAATCACAAATTGCGGCTGGATTTTCCCTTTTGAAAATATTTGTATTGTATGCGATCGCCCATCCTTACTTTCCTTCGACAATCAAAACCGACTCCATGCAGAAGGCAAACCCGCGATACAATTTACAGACGGATACAGCCTCTACGCTTATCATGGTGTGACGTTACCAGAAAAATACGGCAAACTACATCCGCATGAGTGGGAAGCTAAATGGCTTTTAGAAGAAGATAACGCGGAACTGCGGCGAGTGTTAATTCAGGGTATCGGTTACACTCGTATTATCGAAGAATTGCAAGCAACTGAATTAGATTTTTATCAAGAATATACATTATTAAAAATTGATAATAATATAGATATCGAGCCAATTTATCTGCTAAAGATGACTTGCCCCAGTACCGAATTTATTCATGTGTTGCGCGTCCCACCTGATGTAAAATCAGCGCGTGAAGCAATCCGCTGGGTAAATTGGGGAATCGATCCAGATGAATTTGCGGTGCAAACTTAA
- a CDS encoding Rpn family recombination-promoting nuclease/putative transposase, with amino-acid sequence MKTDAIFYELFKEFPDIFFELINKPQTNPNIYEFTTPEIKQRSFRLDGVFSTLENFSNEPIYFVEVQFYKDEEFYDRLFTGIFLYFSQYQPANPDWYAIVIYDKRSNESVYPPRYHALREPHLRCIYLNELEEVASSLGLGILKLIVESQNNAIQFAKQLVNKAREELTDAIVQDKVLEFIETIFVYKFPNLSREEIEAMLNLDFIKHTRVYQEAKEEGKEEGKQEIVLEVVPKLLQRGLSLQEIAEILEVDVETVRKAARQT; translated from the coding sequence ATGAAAACAGATGCAATTTTCTACGAATTATTTAAAGAATTTCCTGACATCTTCTTTGAACTGATTAATAAACCCCAAACTAACCCAAATATCTACGAGTTCACAACTCCAGAAATAAAACAGCGTAGCTTTCGGTTAGATGGTGTATTTTCAACCTTAGAAAACTTCTCTAACGAACCGATTTATTTTGTAGAGGTTCAGTTTTACAAAGACGAAGAATTCTATGACAGACTTTTTACGGGAATCTTCCTTTACTTTAGTCAATACCAACCGGCTAACCCTGATTGGTACGCTATAGTTATATATGATAAACGCAGCAACGAAAGCGTATATCCACCGCGTTATCACGCTTTAAGAGAACCTCATCTGCGATGCATTTACCTAAATGAACTTGAGGAAGTTGCATCATCTTTAGGTTTAGGAATTTTGAAGTTAATTGTCGAGAGTCAGAATAACGCTATCCAATTTGCGAAACAATTAGTTAACAAAGCTAGGGAAGAATTAACTGATGCCATTGTTCAGGATAAAGTTTTAGAATTTATAGAGACTATTTTTGTTTACAAGTTTCCAAATTTAAGTCGAGAGGAGATAGAAGCAATGTTAAATTTAGATTTCATTAAGCACACGAGGGTTTATCAAGAAGCGAAGGAAGAAGGAAAGGAAGAAGGTAAACAAGAAATTGTGCTAGAAGTTGTTCCCAAGCTTTTGCAACGCGGATTAAGTTTGCAGGAAATTGCAGAAATATTAGAGGTAGATGTGGAAACTGTTAGAAAAGCTGCACGACAAACTTAA
- the cysH gene encoding phosphoadenosine phosphosulfate reductase, producing the protein MTTASREFTLQTDNFDLEQLNKQFETAHPKDILAWSVENIPTGLVQTSAFNVDDLVITHILYSELKHPAPVIFLDTLYHFPETLELVAKAKELYNLDLKTYKTPDIDSREAFTAKYGEALWDKDITQFHHVTKIEPLQRGLDELNTVAWITGRRRDQAVTRANMPVFELDNQGRIKVNPLAAWTRKDSWAYVAEHGVIYNPLHDQGYPSIGDEPITTKVGEGEDERAGRWRGMGKTECGIHI; encoded by the coding sequence ATGACAACCGCTTCCAGGGAATTTACACTTCAAACTGACAACTTTGACTTAGAGCAACTAAACAAGCAATTTGAAACCGCGCATCCCAAAGACATTTTGGCATGGTCTGTAGAGAACATCCCAACTGGATTGGTACAAACCAGCGCTTTCAACGTGGATGACTTGGTAATAACCCACATTCTTTACAGTGAACTCAAGCATCCAGCCCCCGTAATATTTCTCGACACGTTGTATCACTTCCCCGAAACTTTAGAACTGGTTGCTAAAGCCAAAGAACTATACAATCTCGATCTGAAAACTTACAAAACTCCGGATATAGATAGCCGCGAAGCCTTTACAGCTAAATACGGTGAAGCACTTTGGGATAAAGATATTACTCAATTTCACCATGTAACAAAAATTGAACCGTTGCAACGTGGCTTAGACGAACTAAACACAGTTGCTTGGATTACAGGTCGTCGCCGCGACCAAGCGGTAACTCGTGCTAATATGCCTGTATTTGAATTAGATAATCAGGGACGCATCAAAGTTAATCCCCTGGCTGCATGGACACGTAAAGATAGCTGGGCTTACGTTGCTGAACATGGCGTTATCTACAACCCCCTACACGACCAAGGTTATCCCAGCATTGGTGACGAACCCATCACCACCAAAGTAGGCGAAGGTGAAGACGAACGTGCCGGACGTTGGCGCGGTATGGGTAAGACCGAGTGTGGTATACATATTTAA
- a CDS encoding helix-turn-helix transcriptional regulator, producing MKNRLKELRQLHFLSQADLARELGVSRQAVNGFESGKFDPSLDMAFKIASLFNVAIEDVFINEAKNSMQTFVERFKKYFGFERFTAKAINAIKFARNEAMRSRSDSPGVSHSSQVEPEHLLAGLLADPTTTSARLLQANGMTMNIEINDHSFESLGNPRFSPESNLVLELALEVVQLKGKKSIGTEHLLWGLVRLAQTDNTAVSDLFQRYYIDLEALNNQLAQTV from the coding sequence ATGAAAAACCGACTGAAAGAACTTCGACAACTGCACTTTTTGTCACAAGCTGACCTAGCCAGGGAACTAGGAGTAAGTCGGCAAGCGGTCAATGGTTTTGAATCCGGCAAGTTTGACCCCAGTCTAGACATGGCTTTCAAAATTGCTAGCTTGTTCAACGTTGCAATTGAAGACGTTTTCATCAATGAGGCAAAAAATTCTATGCAAACATTTGTTGAACGATTCAAGAAATACTTTGGTTTCGAGAGGTTCACTGCAAAGGCAATCAACGCGATCAAGTTTGCACGAAATGAGGCAATGCGATCGCGCAGCGACTCCCCTGGAGTATCGCACTCTTCACAAGTCGAGCCAGAACATTTGCTTGCTGGCTTGTTAGCCGATCCAACTACAACAAGCGCTCGTTTACTTCAAGCAAATGGCATGACAATGAACATCGAAATTAATGACCATTCTTTTGAATCCCTTGGGAATCCAAGATTTAGCCCAGAGAGTAATTTGGTTCTAGAGCTTGCCTTGGAAGTAGTCCAGCTTAAGGGTAAAAAGTCTATCGGGACTGAACATCTTTTGTGGGGTTTAGTCCGACTAGCTCAAACAGATAATACGGCTGTGAGCGACTTGTTTCAACGATACTACATTGATCTCGAAGCCCTAAACAATCAACTAGCACAAACAGTTTAA
- the sbcD gene encoding exonuclease subunit SbcD, translating into MIKILHLSDIHMGSGFSHGRINPETGLNTRLEDFVKTLSRCIDRALTDAVDMVIFGGDAFPDATPPPYVQEAFASQFRRLVDANIPTVLLVGNHDQHSQGQGGASLCIYRTLGVRGFVVGDTLTTHHIQTRNGSVQVMTLPWLTRSTLMTRQDTDNLSLAEVNQLLTERLRVVLEGEIRRLDPDVPTVLLAHLMADNATLGAERFLAVGKGFTLPLSLLTRPCFDYVALGHVHKHQNLNKSNDPPVIYPGSIERVDFSEEKEDKGYVMIELERGNAQWEFCRLDVRTFRTIEVDVSKAEDPQTAIVKAIAKHNIEDSVVRLIYKLRSEQLDLIDNASLHDALTQAHTYTIQPELVSQLARPRIPELSASSSIDPMSALKTYLDNREDLKDIAASMLEAADKLLADDVEVWLEKATN; encoded by the coding sequence ATGATTAAAATCCTTCACCTCTCCGATATCCATATGGGAAGCGGTTTTTCCCACGGACGCATTAATCCGGAAACGGGTTTAAATACACGGTTGGAGGATTTTGTCAAGACTTTATCTCGATGTATCGATCGCGCACTAACAGATGCGGTGGATATGGTGATATTCGGTGGCGATGCCTTCCCCGATGCGACACCGCCACCATATGTACAAGAAGCCTTTGCCAGTCAGTTTCGCCGCCTCGTGGATGCTAATATACCCACAGTGCTGCTGGTAGGAAACCATGACCAACACTCCCAAGGACAGGGAGGCGCGAGTTTATGTATTTACCGCACCTTAGGTGTGCGGGGTTTTGTTGTCGGTGATACCTTAACTACTCACCACATCCAAACCCGCAATGGAAGCGTGCAAGTTATGACTTTACCTTGGCTGACACGTTCGACGCTGATGACGCGCCAAGATACTGATAATTTATCACTTGCGGAAGTCAACCAGCTATTAACAGAACGCTTGCGAGTAGTTTTAGAAGGAGAAATTCGCCGCTTAGATCCGGATGTGCCAACTGTGCTTTTAGCTCACTTGATGGCTGATAATGCGACTTTAGGAGCGGAGCGTTTTTTGGCTGTGGGTAAAGGCTTTACACTGCCATTATCTTTGTTAACGCGACCTTGTTTTGATTATGTGGCATTGGGACATGTCCATAAACATCAAAATCTGAATAAATCTAACGATCCGCCGGTGATTTATCCGGGAAGTATTGAGCGGGTGGATTTTAGCGAAGAAAAAGAAGATAAAGGTTATGTGATGATCGAGTTAGAGCGGGGTAACGCTCAATGGGAATTTTGCCGTTTGGATGTGCGGACTTTCCGGACGATTGAAGTAGATGTATCCAAGGCAGAAGATCCGCAAACAGCGATCGTGAAAGCGATCGCCAAACATAATATAGAAGACTCCGTAGTTAGACTCATTTACAAACTTCGTTCCGAACAGTTGGATTTAATTGATAACGCTTCACTGCATGATGCTTTAACTCAAGCGCACACCTACACCATTCAACCAGAATTAGTCAGTCAATTGGCTCGTCCCCGCATTCCCGAACTGAGTGCGAGTAGCAGCATCGATCCGATGTCAGCCTTAAAAACTTACTTGGATAATCGCGAAGACTTGAAAGACATTGCCGCATCAATGTTAGAAGCAGCAGACAAGTTGCTTGCAGACGATGTAGAAGTCTGGCTGGAAAAAGCAACTAATTAG
- a CDS encoding APC family permease, with protein sequence MSFYPQIKQFLLGKTLPTSAHAEERLSNAAALAVLSSDALSSVAYATEEILLVLVTAGSSALGLSVPIAVAIIVLLGIVILSYRQTIRAYPKGGGSYIVARENLGLYPGLVAGGSLMIDYILTVTVSVSAGTAALTSLVPALLPYTVSLCLIFIFLLTLANLRGVKESGNIFMAPTYAFIASIFVLITLGLFKQATGQPVTEYPTLPVQEGVSLFFILRAFAAGCTALTGVEAISDGVLAFKEPEWKNARLTLLCLGIILGLMFVGITYLSNIYHVVPREGETLVSQLGKLLVGTGPFYGFIQIVTLLILLLAANTSYADFPRLSYFLAKDGFLPRQLALLGDRLVYSNGIILLSLCAAVLVIVFKGQVNAIIPLYAVGVFTSFTLSQAGMVRRWFRLKERGWQASALMNGLGAIATLIVLGVIVSTKFLLGAWLVVVAIPLVVWLFLAIHRHYEYVAERLSIQGLPPRSYVPRPKPAVVTHPAVVVVGQLNRGTVEALDYARTIADEIVAVHVDLNSTDREKLQEKWRNLESDIPLEIIDSPYRSVIEPIVDFVAQFEDRHQDVFTTVIIPAFVTRNWWDGLLHNQTTLFLKTALRAKKSRVITTVRYYL encoded by the coding sequence ATGTCCTTCTACCCTCAAATCAAGCAATTTTTACTCGGTAAAACATTACCAACCAGCGCTCATGCTGAAGAAAGATTAAGCAATGCTGCGGCTTTAGCGGTTCTTTCCTCCGATGCTCTCTCCTCGGTTGCTTACGCGACAGAAGAGATTTTGCTAGTTTTAGTAACCGCAGGAAGCAGCGCTTTGGGTTTGTCTGTACCTATTGCTGTAGCAATTATCGTCCTGCTGGGAATAGTCATACTTTCCTATCGGCAAACCATTCGCGCTTATCCCAAAGGTGGGGGATCGTATATCGTAGCCAGAGAAAACCTGGGTCTTTATCCGGGATTGGTGGCTGGGGGTTCGCTGATGATTGATTATATCCTCACTGTCACCGTCAGTGTATCTGCTGGTACAGCTGCCCTTACCTCATTAGTTCCAGCACTGCTACCCTATACAGTCAGCCTTTGCTTGATTTTTATTTTCCTGTTGACACTGGCAAATCTGCGGGGTGTAAAGGAATCAGGCAATATTTTTATGGCTCCTACTTATGCCTTTATTGCCAGTATTTTTGTGTTGATTACCCTTGGTTTGTTTAAACAAGCTACTGGACAACCTGTGACAGAATATCCTACCCTTCCTGTACAAGAAGGAGTCAGTTTGTTTTTCATTTTGAGAGCTTTTGCTGCTGGATGTACAGCGCTGACGGGAGTAGAAGCAATATCCGATGGTGTTTTGGCTTTTAAGGAACCAGAGTGGAAAAATGCCCGACTCACATTGCTTTGCTTGGGGATAATTCTCGGACTAATGTTTGTGGGAATCACCTACCTGTCGAACATTTATCACGTTGTTCCCAGAGAGGGAGAAACTTTAGTTTCTCAGTTGGGTAAGTTACTGGTTGGTACTGGACCATTTTACGGTTTTATCCAAATCGTCACATTGTTGATTTTACTTTTAGCGGCGAATACCAGTTATGCTGACTTTCCCAGACTAAGTTACTTTTTGGCGAAAGATGGATTTTTGCCAAGACAATTAGCACTCTTAGGCGATCGCTTAGTCTACTCTAACGGTATTATCCTTCTGAGCCTCTGTGCTGCGGTTTTGGTGATTGTCTTCAAAGGGCAAGTTAACGCTATTATTCCTCTGTACGCAGTCGGTGTATTTACTTCGTTTACCCTTTCGCAAGCGGGGATGGTACGCCGCTGGTTTAGACTAAAAGAACGCGGTTGGCAAGCGAGTGCTTTGATGAATGGTTTGGGAGCGATCGCCACATTAATTGTTCTTGGTGTCATCGTCTCAACTAAATTTCTCTTAGGTGCTTGGTTGGTGGTTGTAGCGATTCCTCTGGTGGTGTGGCTATTTTTAGCGATTCACCGTCACTATGAATATGTAGCCGAACGTCTCAGCATTCAAGGATTACCACCACGCAGCTATGTTCCTAGACCGAAACCAGCAGTCGTGACTCACCCCGCAGTGGTTGTAGTCGGACAACTTAATCGAGGAACAGTAGAAGCTTTAGACTACGCACGCACCATTGCTGATGAAATTGTAGCCGTTCATGTAGACCTTAATTCTACAGACCGAGAAAAGCTGCAAGAAAAATGGCGAAATTTAGAATCAGATATTCCTTTAGAAATCATCGATTCACCTTATCGCTCTGTTATCGAGCCAATTGTTGATTTTGTCGCACAGTTTGAAGACCGCCATCAAGATGTTTTTACAACCGTAATTATTCCGGCTTTTGTCACTCGCAATTGGTGGGATGGTCTTTTACACAACCAAACAACTTTGTTCTTAAAAACAGCTTTAAGAGCTAAAAAAAGTCGCGTTATTACCACCGTCAGGTATTACCTGTAA
- a CDS encoding SDR family NAD(P)-dependent oxidoreductase translates to MNTTYQNQQKQTALITGASSGIGYELACIFAEDGYNLVLVDKQKEKLTQIAEEFPEKFGISVKIIAKDLSKPISREEIFTELQQTSIKVDVLVNNAGFGTYGLFHQTDINAELDMIQVNAACITHLTKLFVKDMVKQGYGRILNVASTAAFQPGPMMAVYFATKAYVLSFSEAIANELEGTGVTVTVLCPGPTASGFQQAAAMEKAKIASSGRMMDTRTVAEIGYRGLMAKKTVVIPGIRNKILAQSIRYSPRKLVAKIVRDMHEAKHK, encoded by the coding sequence ATGAACACCACATACCAAAATCAGCAGAAACAAACTGCTCTTATTACTGGTGCATCCAGTGGAATCGGTTACGAATTAGCCTGTATTTTTGCGGAAGATGGCTACAATCTTGTATTAGTAGACAAGCAAAAAGAAAAACTTACGCAAATCGCTGAGGAATTTCCGGAAAAATTTGGCATTTCTGTAAAAATTATTGCCAAAGATTTATCCAAACCAATATCTAGAGAAGAAATTTTTACAGAGTTACAACAAACATCTATTAAGGTTGATGTTTTGGTGAATAATGCGGGATTTGGGACTTATGGATTATTTCACCAAACCGATATTAACGCTGAATTGGACATGATACAAGTAAATGCAGCGTGTATCACTCATTTAACAAAGTTATTTGTCAAGGACATGGTAAAGCAGGGTTATGGGAGAATATTAAATGTTGCCTCAACTGCTGCTTTTCAACCAGGACCGATGATGGCAGTTTATTTTGCGACGAAAGCTTACGTATTATCATTTTCGGAAGCGATCGCTAATGAATTAGAAGGTACAGGTGTCACCGTGACTGTTCTTTGTCCAGGACCTACAGCATCCGGATTTCAACAAGCAGCAGCGATGGAAAAAGCGAAAATCGCTAGTTCTGGACGAATGATGGATACACGAACTGTAGCCGAAATTGGCTATCGCGGTTTAATGGCAAAGAAAACTGTTGTCATTCCGGGAATCAGAAATAAAATACTCGCTCAATCGATTAGATATTCTCCCAGAAAGCTTGTGGCAAAGATAGTCAGAGATATGCATGAGGCAAAACATAAGTAA
- a CDS encoding EAL domain-containing protein produces MSLLKRNNKASPDMKYLELEQICNKFSDNRQMEYLQINRDFHILDVSEQAQRFADCPSEVMLLRDVRLGFPELIGVEDILIDILEGRKQYFELKGITRVSENYTPLYIDLYAINLDKKLLIFFENATSRMVLQQKLVQKNREANILLRKLTASENYLDNIIRSIADVLLVTNSFGKIKRVNQAAIDLFGYSETELLEKHISQIINGEELLSKVNQGDSSINAKFLQNCEVVCQTKTGDEVFVAFSAAVIQTGVNENSPDLVYIGRDITERKRSQARLSAEHATTRILSESAKLEEATPKILEVICKYLGWEVGELWLLDEEANVLRYVETWHLPSVDMPLKLVSQQIAFSPGIGLPGRVWASGEPVWIEDIYSETNFLRTKSAIQERLHGAFGFPLKNQSEILGVMTFFSRKIQPPEDDSLTMMATIGSQIGQFIKRKQAETALLESEELFQAFMNNSPTVAFMKDEGGRYVYLNKQLEQVFHIKSASLRGKTDFDWLPHDTAQQVYENDMFVISTGKTIEIIEAVPTPDGCMHHWLVFKFPFENAGGQKFVGGVAVDVSDRHRLEQQIRHRLEQELFEEKELAQVTLRSIGDAVITTDAESKIRFLNPVAEELTGWSQQSAQGKPLTEVFHIINEVSREPVENPVEKALREGNIVSLAKDTVLISRNGNEFAVEDSAAPIRTLDDEIIGAVMVFHDVTTARSLARQLSWQASHDALTGLVNRREFENCLTQTLAFARTQNQQHALCYLDLDQFKIVNDTCGHIVGDELLRQVTALFQAQVRSSDTLARLGGDEFGILLNHCSLEAALPIAKMLRESIEAFRFVWQDKIFKLGVSIGLVEINQNSESVTTVLSAADAACYAAKNNGRNRVHIYQADDTQLTQQQGEMQWVARITQALEENRFCLYYQPIVPITESENNEHYEVLLRLVDEVGNLVSPIAFMRSAERYDLMQTLDRWVIRTLFATQGQHYRETWKGCQLEKVGCGCLYAINLSGASINDEQFIEFLHQQFALYQIPPALICFEITETVAIANLGKAAQFIRSLREIGCHFALDDFGSGMSSFAYLKNLPVDFLKIDGSFIKDIVDDPIDLAMVEAINQIGHLMGIKTIAEFVENQEILAKITALGVDYAQGYGIAKPRPF; encoded by the coding sequence ATGAGTCTGCTTAAAAGGAATAATAAAGCATCACCAGACATGAAATATTTGGAACTGGAGCAGATTTGTAACAAGTTTTCAGATAATCGACAGATGGAATACTTACAAATCAACAGAGATTTTCACATCCTAGATGTTTCTGAACAAGCGCAACGGTTTGCCGATTGTCCATCGGAGGTGATGCTTTTAAGAGATGTGCGTCTCGGCTTTCCGGAACTAATAGGAGTGGAAGACATCCTAATAGACATTTTGGAAGGACGAAAGCAATATTTTGAGTTAAAAGGAATAACGCGGGTTTCGGAAAATTATACTCCATTATACATTGATTTGTATGCGATAAATCTGGATAAAAAGTTGCTAATATTCTTTGAAAATGCCACATCAAGAATGGTTTTGCAGCAAAAGTTAGTCCAGAAAAATCGCGAGGCAAATATTTTATTGAGGAAATTAACAGCTTCGGAAAATTATCTTGACAATATTATTAGATCCATCGCCGATGTTTTGTTGGTAACAAACTCCTTTGGAAAGATCAAAAGAGTCAATCAAGCCGCAATTGATTTATTTGGCTATAGCGAAACGGAATTATTAGAGAAGCATATTTCCCAGATTATTAATGGAGAAGAGTTATTATCAAAAGTAAACCAAGGAGATTCCAGCATAAATGCGAAATTTTTGCAAAATTGCGAAGTTGTTTGTCAAACAAAAACCGGGGATGAGGTTTTTGTCGCTTTTTCGGCAGCAGTAATTCAGACTGGTGTTAATGAAAATTCACCAGATTTAGTTTATATCGGTCGGGACATTACAGAACGTAAGCGATCGCAAGCGCGTCTTTCTGCGGAACATGCCACAACCCGGATATTGTCAGAATCAGCCAAGCTAGAAGAAGCTACTCCAAAAATTTTGGAAGTTATCTGCAAATACTTGGGATGGGAAGTTGGGGAACTTTGGCTGTTAGACGAGGAAGCCAACGTCCTACGCTATGTGGAAACTTGGCATTTGCCGTCGGTTGATATGCCATTAAAGTTGGTTTCCCAGCAGATCGCCTTTTCACCAGGTATTGGGCTACCAGGTCGCGTCTGGGCTAGCGGTGAACCGGTCTGGATTGAAGATATCTACAGTGAAACGAATTTTCTGCGAACAAAGAGTGCAATCCAAGAACGACTGCACGGTGCTTTTGGTTTTCCTCTCAAAAATCAAAGCGAAATTCTCGGCGTTATGACCTTTTTCAGCCGAAAGATTCAGCCACCAGAAGACGATTCATTAACGATGATGGCGACAATCGGCAGTCAAATTGGTCAATTTATCAAGCGCAAACAAGCAGAAACGGCGTTGCTTGAAAGCGAAGAACTCTTTCAAGCTTTCATGAATAACAGTCCGACGGTGGCTTTTATGAAAGATGAGGGAGGACGCTACGTTTACCTTAACAAGCAGTTAGAGCAAGTTTTCCACATAAAATCGGCTTCTTTGCGAGGTAAGACCGATTTTGATTGGTTGCCGCACGACACAGCACAACAGGTATATGAAAATGATATGTTTGTCATATCTACAGGTAAAACTATAGAGATAATTGAGGCTGTTCCTACCCCAGATGGATGTATGCATCACTGGTTAGTCTTCAAATTTCCCTTTGAAAACGCTGGGGGACAAAAGTTTGTTGGTGGTGTGGCGGTTGATGTTAGCGATCGCCATCGTTTAGAACAACAGATTCGCCATCGCCTAGAACAAGAGCTTTTTGAAGAAAAAGAACTCGCGCAAGTGACGTTACGATCTATCGGGGATGCAGTTATCACCACTGATGCTGAAAGTAAAATTAGATTTCTCAACCCAGTCGCTGAAGAACTCACAGGCTGGAGTCAGCAATCAGCGCAAGGAAAGCCGTTGACAGAGGTATTTCACATTATCAACGAAGTTAGCCGCGAACCAGTAGAAAACCCAGTAGAAAAAGCTTTACGCGAAGGTAATATTGTCTCTCTTGCTAAGGATACTGTTTTAATTAGCCGCAATGGTAATGAGTTTGCTGTTGAAGATTCTGCCGCACCAATTCGCACTCTTGATGATGAAATAATCGGTGCTGTCATGGTGTTTCATGATGTTACCACAGCCCGCTCTCTGGCACGTCAACTAAGTTGGCAAGCGAGTCACGATGCTTTAACAGGGCTAGTTAACCGCCGTGAGTTTGAAAATTGCCTGACTCAAACTTTAGCCTTTGCCAGAACACAAAATCAACAACATGCATTATGTTATCTAGATTTAGATCAGTTCAAAATAGTTAATGATACTTGCGGTCATATCGTTGGTGATGAACTTTTGCGCCAAGTAACCGCACTATTTCAGGCTCAGGTGCGCTCCAGCGATACTTTAGCACGTTTGGGCGGAGATGAATTTGGTATTTTGCTCAACCATTGCTCTCTAGAGGCAGCACTACCGATCGCTAAAATGCTGCGTGAAAGTATCGAAGCATTTCGTTTTGTTTGGCAAGATAAAATTTTTAAACTTGGTGTCAGTATCGGTTTGGTTGAGATTAATCAGAACAGTGAAAGCGTAACTACTGTTTTAAGTGCTGCTGATGCAGCTTGCTATGCTGCTAAAAATAACGGACGCAATCGAGTGCATATTTATCAAGCTGATGATACTCAACTGACGCAGCAGCAAGGTGAAATGCAATGGGTAGCGCGGATTACTCAAGCTTTGGAAGAAAATCGTTTTTGCCTTTATTACCAGCCGATTGTCCCGATTACCGAATCTGAAAATAACGAACATTATGAAGTGCTGTTGCGTCTTGTGGATGAAGTCGGGAACTTGGTATCACCGATCGCCTTTATGCGATCGGCTGAACGTTACGATTTAATGCAAACTCTTGACCGTTGGGTAATCCGTACTTTGTTTGCGACTCAAGGACAGCATTATCGAGAAACCTGGAAAGGTTGTCAATTAGAAAAAGTTGGTTGCGGCTGTTTGTATGCTATAAATCTTTCTGGTGCGAGTATTAACGATGAGCAGTTTATCGAATTTTTGCATCAGCAGTTTGCATTATACCAAATTCCGCCAGCATTAATCTGCTTTGAAATTACCGAAACCGTAGCGATCGCTAATTTAGGAAAAGCGGCTCAATTCATTCGTTCACTGCGAGAAATCGGCTGTCACTTCGCTTTGGATGACTTTGGTAGTGGTATGTCTTCGTTTGCTTATCTCAAAAATCTGCCCGTGGACTTTCTGAAAATTGATGGCAGCTTCATTAAGGATATTGTCGATGACCCGATTGATTTAGCAATGGTAGAAGCAATCAATCAAATTGGTCATTTGATGGGTATTAAAACTATCGCCGAGTTTGTCGAAAATCAAGAAATCTTAGCAAAAATTACCGCTCTGGGCGTCGATTATGCACAGGGTTATGGTATCGCCAAACCGCGTCCGTTTTGA